The DNA segment GGTATTGGTTTTTGTTTGTAACTCCAATCTTCTGCAGTGCTTCAATTGCAATATCTGTTAGTTCTTCATCTGATAATTGCTTTATGATTTCAGTAGGTGGAGAAATAAATCCGGTTAGAGCCCACTTTTTCACTTTTGAATTTCTGTCGGCTACCGTTTTCATTTCTTGGTATTGTTGTTCCGGATTGCTGCTTAAAAGGATATTAGATGCAGCAGCGATTGCCATTCCTTTATCGTTCCCATTATATTCCAGCGCAATTTTAGAGATCATTCTAGTTGTTGCAGAATTGTTCATTGTTTATTTTTTCCGTTGATTTTTGAGTATAAATACTGACGAATGAGTTCAATTATTTCTTCGATCTCTACAATAATTTTCTTTTTATTTGAGAAAACATTCCATTCTCTGTGCCGTAGTAAATTTTTAATCCTTTTAAAATTATTTCCATAATCCAATAAGATTTCATCGGTTTTAAATTCATCAATTTTCAGCACTTTTCCCTGGTAAACCATTCGGGCAAAAGTTGATAATTTCAACTCGACTTTCTCAGCTTTTTTTAACTCAATCTGATATTCACTTTCAGTCATCCTGAAGGAAATTACTCTCGTTAATTGCGGATCAGATTTCATTTTCAAACCACCTTTTCGACCTAAATCTTTAAAGTGATTTTTTCTTTTTTCAGCAATCAATTTTTGCTCATTTTCCTGTGTTGCTTTTTGTATAAATTTTTTAAAAAAATCTTCTTTCATGTTTTAATTTTATTTTGTTTTTTACTGTAAACTGTATTTCTGACGACAGGAAGAAATCAAAAATCCCAGTTTTATAAAAAGCGTGAAACGCTTATTGTAAACAATGGGTACTTTTTGCACTACCATCTAACCATATTTTGACCGTCACCTTTTTACGCAGGTCTTTATAGTTACTTTTATGCTAATACCTCCTTCCTTTTAAAGATTGAAGATTATCTTTTTGTGGGTCATTATGAACCAACCAAACATTCAAATCTTTAAAATCAGAATACAAAACCCTACAATCTTCTGCTTCATTTTTTTCTTTTTTTATGATTTCAACGGCACGATTACCGGCTTCGTCATTATCAAAATAGAGGTCTATTTTTTCATAATTTTCGAGTGAGTTTTTAATCTTATTGATCATCGAAACCGAATTCAAAATCATGTAATCTGAAACTTTATTTTCTAATGATTTTTCGATATTTTTAAAGGAAAGAAAATCAAAAAATCCTTCAAAAATCCGAAGCGATTTTGAATTATTTTTAATGGTAGAAATATCTTTTTTACCCAGGCAGATTTTAGAATATGCGTTCCGACTTTCATATCCATCGGAATCATTTTTAAAGCAGATTCCAAAATATTTTTTGTTGCTCATTTGATAATGAATTTCCTGAATTAGGTGTTTTTGATTTTCAACTTTTCTACTTTTTAAATATTGAATTAATGCAGGATGCTGAATATCTTTCACCTCTAAAATTTCATAAGTTTTGGGAAGATTAAATAATTTCTGATTATTGGTTTGCTGGTGAAAAGAAGAAAAATTCTGATTTTCTGCCCAGTTTAAAACTTCAGATATGGAAGCGTTTAAATATTTTTTCATAAAATCAATATTGTTTCCACCAATTCCTTCTGAAAATAAATACCAATAATTGAGGTTTTTATTAATTTTAAAAGAGGCGTTGATTTCTTTGGAAAACGGATTTATAAACCATGCTTCTTTTTTATTTTGTTTTGTGGGAAAATGTCCGAGTGATTGTAGGATCTCTTCCACAGATATTTTATTAAATTGTGTGCAGTTCATTGCTGTAAAGTTTAGGGGTTGAGTTTTAGGAAAAGTTTGATGAATTGATGAGAAAACGCTGTATCTATGTGTATATCATTAATTTATATAACCATCAAATGCTCATCATCTCA comes from the Chryseobacterium sp. SNU WT5 genome and includes:
- a CDS encoding plasmid mobilization protein, with protein sequence MKEDFFKKFIQKATQENEQKLIAEKRKNHFKDLGRKGGLKMKSDPQLTRVISFRMTESEYQIELKKAEKVELKLSTFARMVYQGKVLKIDEFKTDEILLDYGNNFKRIKNLLRHREWNVFSNKKKIIVEIEEIIELIRQYLYSKINGKNKQ
- a CDS encoding toprim domain-containing protein, translated to MNCTQFNKISVEEILQSLGHFPTKQNKKEAWFINPFSKEINASFKINKNLNYWYLFSEGIGGNNIDFMKKYLNASISEVLNWAENQNFSSFHQQTNNQKLFNLPKTYEILEVKDIQHPALIQYLKSRKVENQKHLIQEIHYQMSNKKYFGICFKNDSDGYESRNAYSKICLGKKDISTIKNNSKSLRIFEGFFDFLSFKNIEKSLENKVSDYMILNSVSMINKIKNSLENYEKIDLYFDNDEAGNRAVEIIKKEKNEAEDCRVLYSDFKDLNVWLVHNDPQKDNLQSLKGRRY